From the Phyllopteryx taeniolatus isolate TA_2022b chromosome 16, UOR_Ptae_1.2, whole genome shotgun sequence genome, one window contains:
- the fmc1 gene encoding protein FMC1 homolog, giving the protein MAASPSSLRVYRGILKELRAMQGQHYKRSLAYNYVTDQFRKNQVTGERYCRAQQEAFHASQTYLCLLASSRNHKALHNLYHGKGERSPDEVAGLVGLRLPTQPGGKGWEK; this is encoded by the exons ATGGCAGCGTCACCATCCTCCTTACGCGTCTACAGAGGAATACTCAAAGAACTGCGGGCCATGCAAGGGCAACATTACAAGCGGTCACTAGCGTACAACTACGTTACGGATCAGTTTCGAAAAAATCAG GTGACAGGAGAGAGGTACTGCCGCGCCCAGCAGGAGGCGTTCCATGCCTCACAAACATACCTGTGCCTGCTGGCATCCTCAAGGAACCACAAAGCCTTGCACAACCTTTACCACGGAAAGGGAGAACGCAGCCCAGATGAGGTGGCGGGCCTGGTGGGGCTGAGGTTGCCCACTCAGCCCGGTGGTAAAGGCTGGGAGAAGTGA